A window of Blattabacterium cuenoti contains these coding sequences:
- a CDS encoding M16 family metallopeptidase, whose amino-acid sequence MYNYRINFSEYQLSNGLHVILHQDKTHPIVYISVLYHVGSKNEIPGKYGFAHFFEHLMFEETKYIKKGEYFKYIASNGGYNNAYTNQDETYYYDILPSNKLPLALWLESERMLHLKIDAKSINIQREVIKEERKMHIDNMPYAKAIAEIIPSLLFKEHPYKNPIIGFDKDLNSANIYDFQKFYNTYYVPNNAILLIAGDFNIQTTKDLINKYFSIIPSGIYNIDKIKIKEKSINKEIVSTCKDNNIQVPGIFLSYRLPEINNEDILILKVIDNILCSGESSRIVNNIVNKKQTASYAGSYIETMEHYGIYTIYGLINRDIILNDLLDIIDDEIETFKNQLITEEELKKQKNYFESKFFIDNSFLEGIGSNLSHYYLYYKNIHLINTYLDKYKKISFEDIKRVSNQYLNKNNRVCLYNITSN is encoded by the coding sequence ATGTATAATTATAGAATTAATTTTAGTGAATATCAATTATCAAATGGATTACATGTTATCTTACATCAAGATAAAACACATCCTATAGTCTATATTTCTGTTTTATATCATGTTGGCAGTAAAAATGAAATTCCTGGGAAATATGGATTTGCTCATTTTTTTGAACATTTAATGTTTGAAGAAACTAAATATATAAAAAAAGGAGAATATTTTAAATATATAGCTTCTAATGGAGGATATAATAATGCATATACTAATCAAGATGAAACTTATTATTATGATATTCTTCCTTCTAATAAATTACCTTTAGCTTTGTGGTTAGAATCAGAACGAATGTTACATCTAAAAATAGATGCAAAAAGCATTAATATTCAAAGAGAAGTTATAAAAGAAGAAAGAAAAATGCATATAGATAATATGCCATATGCTAAAGCAATAGCAGAAATAATTCCATCTTTATTATTTAAAGAACATCCTTATAAAAATCCAATAATTGGATTTGATAAAGATTTAAATTCGGCAAATATTTACGATTTTCAAAAATTTTATAATACATATTATGTTCCTAATAATGCTATTTTATTAATAGCTGGAGATTTTAATATTCAAACTACAAAAGATTTAATTAATAAATATTTTTCTATTATTCCTAGTGGAATTTATAATATTGATAAAATTAAAATTAAAGAAAAATCTATTAACAAAGAGATTGTTTCTACATGTAAAGATAATAATATACAAGTACCAGGAATATTTTTATCATATAGATTACCAGAAATTAATAATGAAGATATTTTAATTTTAAAAGTAATAGATAATATTCTTTGTTCAGGAGAAAGTTCTAGAATTGTAAACAATATTGTTAATAAAAAGCAAACTGCATCATATGCAGGTTCATATATAGAAACAATGGAACATTATGGAATATATACTATATATGGATTAATCAATAGAGATATAATATTAAATGATTTATTAGATATAATAGATGATGAAATCGAAACATTTAAAAATCAATTAATTACAGAAGAAGAATTAAAAAAACAAAAAAATTATTTTGAAAGTAAATTTTTTATTGATAATTCGTTTTTAGAAGGAATAGGTTCAAATTTATCTCATTATTATTTATATTATAAAAATATTCATTTAATTAATACTTATCTTGATAAATATAAAAAAATATCATTTGAAGATATTAAAAGAGTATCTAATCAATATTTAAATAAAAATAATAGAGTTTGTTTATATAATATTACATCTAATTAA